Proteins encoded together in one Planctomyces sp. SH-PL14 window:
- a CDS encoding DUF6896 domain-containing protein, producing MIPRDIHQLIREYSAEVAEAFRELRATYPSVEIRPLNRTIPRRGTLPSGRTYSFHGIGCLFELQDVVVDMDFGPDGRIDGFDAWRLNLFAESRDQPEWTLEALGNALAELLRDGKVVRLTSALASHLYFPANEESPSV from the coding sequence ATGATCCCTCGTGATATTCACCAGCTGATTCGTGAATACTCGGCCGAGGTCGCGGAAGCGTTCCGGGAACTTCGCGCAACCTACCCGTCCGTCGAGATCCGGCCGTTGAATCGGACGATCCCCCGCCGGGGAACTCTGCCATCCGGGCGCACTTACTCGTTCCATGGAATCGGATGCCTCTTCGAATTGCAGGATGTGGTGGTCGACATGGACTTTGGTCCCGACGGTCGCATCGATGGATTTGACGCCTGGCGGCTGAACCTGTTTGCGGAGAGTCGCGATCAGCCCGAGTGGACCCTGGAGGCCCTTGGAAACGCCCTCGCAGAGCTTCTTCGCGATGGCAAAGTCGTGAGGCTGACCTCGGCCCTGGCGAGCCATCTCTACTTTCCCGCCAACGAGGAGTCCCCGTCTGTGTGA
- a CDS encoding Imm10 family immunity protein encodes MRFTASCITWQNEDGVALLGFADDEFNTTRYLLLQRTLEPDPQDCGLGHDRVYIELNDQSRSAYGQVEEVRLRKPGVTFRFDPTTAAAVSSGESVAIAIDVTVRRLEEMAEQLRLLIGQDRVHATLND; translated from the coding sequence GTGCGGTTTACGGCATCCTGCATCACCTGGCAGAACGAGGACGGCGTGGCCCTGCTGGGCTTCGCCGATGACGAGTTCAATACGACCCGGTACCTGCTGCTGCAGCGGACACTTGAGCCGGACCCGCAGGATTGCGGCCTCGGTCACGACCGCGTCTACATCGAACTGAACGACCAGTCGCGGTCGGCCTATGGCCAAGTCGAGGAAGTCCGGCTTCGAAAGCCGGGTGTGACGTTCCGGTTTGACCCGACGACCGCGGCGGCGGTTTCGAGCGGCGAGAGCGTCGCGATTGCGATCGATGTGACTGTGCGGAGACTCGAAGAGATGGCCGAACAACTTCGCCTGCTGATCGGACAGGACCGGGTCCACGCGACGCTGAACGACTGA
- a CDS encoding SMI1/KNR4 family protein produces MGKWREAFQHGRPSPLDVEFGFEYTFGPPASEEQLDHAEAELGQRLPREVRELLSEFNGVWVTSEESRSHADDPDVASDPDIAYLDVEHMAVHVPRYFRTCGNPLPPESDLRKVVFFYQENGFADVYGVCAEDVAGFRTGEVVKLDHELGELETAFPTLLDFVRLGCRDWD; encoded by the coding sequence ATGGGAAAGTGGCGAGAGGCGTTCCAGCACGGCCGGCCATCCCCTTTGGACGTCGAGTTCGGCTTTGAGTACACGTTCGGCCCTCCGGCGAGCGAGGAGCAGCTCGACCACGCCGAAGCGGAACTCGGCCAGCGGCTGCCGCGGGAGGTCCGGGAGCTGCTGTCCGAGTTCAACGGGGTGTGGGTCACCAGCGAGGAGAGCCGCAGTCACGCCGATGATCCGGACGTCGCCAGCGATCCCGACATCGCCTACCTCGACGTAGAGCACATGGCTGTTCACGTCCCCCGCTACTTCCGCACGTGCGGCAACCCGCTTCCCCCCGAGTCGGACCTGCGGAAGGTCGTCTTCTTCTACCAGGAGAACGGCTTCGCCGATGTGTACGGCGTCTGTGCGGAGGACGTCGCCGGCTTCCGGACGGGTGAGGTGGTCAAGCTCGATCACGAGCTGGGCGAGCTGGAAACGGCGTTCCCGACCCTGCTCGATTTCGTCAGGCTCGGCTGTCGGGACTGGGACTGA